The following is a genomic window from Deltaproteobacteria bacterium.
GTCGCCCCGCCGGACGATGCGCACGAGCTGCTGCAGGTCGGGGGCGCCGAGCGGAATGACGAGGCGGCCGCCGTCGGCGAGTTGATCGACCAGCGGCGGCGGCACCGTCCGCGCCGCCGCGGCGACGGCGATCGCGTCGTACGGCGCGTGCTCCGGCCAGCCGTGGCCGCCGTCGCCGGCGCCCACGACCACGTTGTCCACTCCGGCGGCGAGCAGGTTGGTTCGCGCCCGGGCGGCGAGCTCGGGGCGGATCTCGAGCGCGTACACCCGGCGGCACAACTGCGCCAACACGGCCGCCTGATAGCCGCTCCCCGCGCCGACCTCGAGGGCGACGTCGTCCGGGCCGAGTGCGCACAGCTGCGCGGTGAGCGCCACGACCAACGGCTGCGAGATCGTCTGGCCCGCACCGATCGGCAGCGGGCGGTCGTCGTACGCGTGCGCGCGCAGCGCCGCGGGGACGAACAGGTGACGCGGCACGGCGCGCATCGCGTTCAGCACGCGCGCGTCGTCCACGCCGCGCGCCGCCAGGTGAGCGACCATGCGCTCGCGGTCGATGGCGAACGGATCGGTCACGGGCGAGCGCTGTATCCGTCGATCGGCCACGCGGGGGGCGGATCGAGCAGGTCGTGCGCGGTGAGGTCGAGCCGCAGCGGGGTGATCGACACCAGCCCCTCGCGCACGGTGGCGCCGTCGGTGTTCGGCTCGTCGGCGACGTCGACGGAGGGGCCTCCGATCCAGTAGTAGGTGCGCCCGCGCAGGTCTTCGCGCTCCTCGACCTGGTCGCGGTAGACGCGCGCGCCCAGTTTCGTCCACCGGTACGCGCGGTCGAAGTCGCGCGGGAAGTTGACGTTGAGCAGGCACTTGGGCGGCAGCGGGTGGGCGAGCGCCGCCCGCACCAGCGCCGCGGCGAACTGCGCCGAGTGCGCGAAGTTGGCGCCCGGCGCCTGCGACAGCGCGATCGCGGGGACGTCGCGCAGCGCCGCCTCGGCGGCGGCGGCGACGGTGCCCGAGTAAAACACATCGCTGCCGAGGTTGTTGCCGTCGTTGATGCCGGATACGACGAGGGCCGGCCGCTCCGGCGCGATGCGCAACACGCCCGCGTAGACGCAGTCGGCCGGCGTGCCGCTGAGGGCGAACCAGCCGTCGCGCACGCGCGTCGGCCGCAGCGGCTTGTGCAGCGTGATCGCGTGGCTCACGGCGGAGCGCTCGCGCTCGGGGGCGACGACGACCAGCTCGGCCAGCGGCGCGAGCGCGTCCGCGAGGGCCGCGAGGCCCGGCGCGTCGATCCCGTCGTCGTTCGACAGCAACAGCAGCGGCGGCATGGCGGCGCGTTCATAACACGGCGCGGAGCCGCCCGCCGCGAAGCGACCCGCCCGCGGCGGGGCCCGAGAGCCCCGCCGCGGGACCAGTCGGGGCGACTGGATTTGAACCAGCGACCCCTTGACCCCCAGTCAAGTGCGCTAACCAGGCTGCGCTACGCCCCGGTTGGGTCGAGTCACAGACGAGATACTTCATTCATCGACGAGCTGCAACAGCTCTTCGACCTCTTTGCGGATTCGCGCGCACAATCCGCGCACCTTCGGGTGCTCGAGTGGGTCGGCCGCCGGCACCTCGCCGAGCTGGCGGCGCGCGCCGGCGATCGTGTAGCCCTCCTCGTACAACAGGTCGCGGATGCGCAGGACCTTCTCGACGTCCTTGCGCGTGTACATCCGCTGGTTCGAGCGCGACTTGCGCGGCCGGAGGGTCGAAAACTCCGTCTCCCAGAACCGCAGCACGTGCGTCTCGACCTCCGCGATGCGGGCGACTTCGCCGATGCGGAAGTACTGCTTGTCGGGGATGCGCGGATCCATGGTGGAGCCGATGGCTTCAGGTGCCGCGATGCCGGTGCGCCCGGGGCGCGGTCCGTCGCGCGGGCGCGACCCGCCCGGCGCCGCCGGCTACAGGGGGACGATCGGGTGCCCGTTGAGGGCGTTCTTGAGCACCTGGCTCGGCTTGAACGTGAGCACCCGACGCGCGGAGATCGTGATCTCCTCCCCGGTTTGGGGATTTCGGCCGACGCGCGCCTTCTTGTCGCGCACGACGAAGTTGCCGAAGCCAGAAATCTTTATCTTGTCGCCGCGTTCGAGCGTCTCTTTGATCGTGTCGAACACGGTCTCGACGATCTCGGCGGCCTCCTTCTTCGAAAACCCGCCCACCTTCTCGTAGACGGCTTCGATGATGTCGGCTTTGGTCATGGTCGCCATCCTTCCGCTGCTCTCCTGCGACGATCGACGGCTGGGCCCGTGATGCGCGGTGATCCGGACACGGTGGCCAGCCCATTGCCGTTCTAGCCGGCCACCGGCCGGCTAGTCAACTAACCCAGCGACTTTACCATAGATTTTCGGTGTCGCGGGCCGGTTGCGCCGGTGGCGGGTCAGCGCTGGCGCGCCCCGAGGGCGTCCAGCAGCCGCCTGACGATGCGCCCGTGGGCCGCGTCGACCTCGGCGTCCGTGAGCGTGCGGTCGGGCGCCCGGTACGTGAGCGACCACAGCATCCCCTTTTGCCCGGCGGGGACGCGCTGAGGGTCGCGGTAGTCCTCGAGCACCGACACCTGCTCGAGCAGCGGCTCCGGCTCGGCCCGGATCACGGCCTCGACGCGCGACGCGGGCACGTCCGCCGCGACGAAAAACGACACGTCGCGGGTGATCGCGGGGAAGCGCGGAAGCGGCTGCATCTGGACCGGCCCCGCCGGCGGCAGCGCGTCGAGGTCGATCTCGAACGCAAAGCACGGCGCGCTCAGATCGTAGCGGTCCCGCAGGTCCGGGTGCACCTCGCCGACCACGCCGGCGGCGGTGCCGTCCGGCAGTACGACGAGGGCCGACGCACCCGGGTGCAGGTAGGCCAGGTCGGAGGCGGCCTCGTAGCGCGCGGCCGCGGCGACGTCGCCGCCGGCGACGGCGTGCAGCAGGCGTTCGACGGCGCCCTTGACGTCGAAGAAGTCCAGCGGCTCACCGGGCTGGAGCCAGCCCGCGCGCCGTCCGGTGAGCACGCCCGCGGCGGTGCGCCGCTCCTCGGGCAGCGGCTCGCCGTCCGCGGGCAAAAACACGTGGCCGACCTCGAACAGCCGGACGTCGTGGTTGCCGCGCGCCAGATTGCGGGCCACCGCCGCCAGCAGGTTGGGCAGCAGCGTGGTGCGCAAGGCCGCATGGTCGGCGCGCAGCGGGTTGCGGATCGCGATCGGCGCCGCGCGGGGGTCGTCCGCGGGAAAGCGAAACTCGGCGATGCGCTCGGGCGAGGCGAACGCGTAGCACACGCACTCGTCGAGGCCGGCGGCGACGAGGGCGGCGCGCGCGCGCGGCTCGCGCGGGTCGCGCTGTCCGCGCGGCGCGATCGCGTCCCGCGGCAGCGTCGCCGGCACCTTGTCGAAGCCGTACAGCCGCAGGACCTCCTCGATGAGGTCGACCTCGCGGGTGACGTCCGGCCGGAATGTGGGCACCTCGACCTCGAGCCGATCGCCGGCGTCGCGGACGACCGGCAGGCCGATCGCGTCGAGCGACCGGCGGACGTCGGCGGCGGTGAGGTCGACGCCGGTAAGCTGCGCGGCGCGCGCCGGCCGGATGGCCACGCGCACCGGCGCGGCCGGCCGCGGGTACACGTCCACGACGCCCGCGGCGACGCGGCCGCCGCCGAGCTCGGCGAGCAACTTCGCCGCGCGAGCCGACGCGCGGTCGACCCCGTTCGGATCGACGCCGCGCTCGAACCGGTGTGACGACTCCGAGTGCAGGTTCAGGCGCCGCGCGGTCCGGCGGATGCCGGTCGGCTCGAAATGGGCGCTTTCCAGCAGCACGCTGCGGGTGTCGTCGCGGACCTCGCTGTCGGCGCCGCCCATCACCCCCGCGAGCGCCACCGGCCCGTTCGCGTCGCAGATGACCAGGTCGTCGGCGGTGAGCGCCCGGTCGACGTCGTCGAGGGTGGTCATGCGTTCGCCGTCCCGCGCGCGGCGCACCACGATGCGGCCGCCGGCGATCCGCCGCAGGTCGAATGCGTGCAGCGGTTGTCCGAGTTCGAACATGACGTAGTTGGTCACGTCGACGAGGTTGTTGATCGGGCGCACGCCGACCGCCTCGAGGCGCCGCCGCAGCCACCGCGGCGACGGCCCGACCGTCAAGCCGTCGATCAGGCGCGCGGTGTAGCGCGCGCACCGGTCGGGATCCTCGATCGACACCGCGACCCGATCCGCGACGCGCACCGCGGCGTCCGTCACCGCGCCCAGGTCGACGTCGACGTCGCGTAGCCGGCCACCGCACAGCGCCGCGAGTTCGCGCGCGAGGCCGAGGTGGCCGTTGCAGTCGGGACGATTGGCCGGCACGCCGACGTCGAACACCACGTCGCGCAAGCCGAGCGCGTCGCGCACGTCCTGGCCGAGCGGCACGTCGGCGTCGCGCCCGCGCAAAACGACGATGCCATCGTGGTCGTCGCCGATCCCCAGCTCGCGCTCCGAGCACAACATGCCGGCCGACTGCACCCCGCGGACCGCACGCGCGTCGATGCGCACGCCGCCGGGCAGCGTCGCACCCGGGCGCGCCCACAGCACGCGTCCGCCGGGATCCGGCACGTTCGGCGCGCCGCACACGACCTCGACCGCCGCCCCACCGTCCCGATCGATGACCTCGACCAGCGTGAGCTTGTCGGCGTTCGGATGAGGGCGCCGGCGCACGACCTGCGCGACGACGACGCCCGACAAATCGCCGCCCAACTCGATCGTTTCTTCGACCTCGAGGCCGGCGCCGGTGAGCGCCGCCGCCGCGTCGGCGGGCCCGACGCCGGCGGGCAGGTCGACCAGGTCGCGCAGCCAGGACCATACCGCGCGCATCAGAATTGCCTCAAAAACCGCACGTCGCCGTCGTACAGCAGCTTGATGTCGTTGATGCCGTGCCGCAGCATCGCCATGCGGTCGATCCCCATGCCGAACGCGAAGCCGGTGTAGCGCTCCGCGTCGTAGCCGACGTGCGCGAACACGTCGGGGTCGACCATCCCGCAGCCGCCGATCTCCAGCCAGCGCGTGCCCTTGCAGATGCGGCAGTCGGCGGCGGTGTCCGGCGTGCAGAACGAGCACTCCATGTCGACCTCGGCGCCGGGCTCGACGAACGGGAAGTAGCTCGGGCGAAAGCGGACGTCGAGGTCGCGCCGGAAGAACCGGCGCACCATGTGCAGCAGCACGCCCTTCAGA
Proteins encoded in this region:
- a CDS encoding MerR family transcriptional regulator, which translates into the protein MDPRIPDKQYFRIGEVARIAEVETHVLRFWETEFSTLRPRKSRSNQRMYTRKDVEKVLRIRDLLYEEGYTIAGARRQLGEVPAADPLEHPKVRGLCARIRKEVEELLQLVDE
- the surE gene encoding 5'/3'-nucleotidase SurE, which gives rise to MPPLLLLSNDDGIDAPGLAALADALAPLAELVVVAPERERSAVSHAITLHKPLRPTRVRDGWFALSGTPADCVYAGVLRIAPERPALVVSGINDGNNLGSDVFYSGTVAAAAEAALRDVPAIALSQAPGANFAHSAQFAAALVRAALAHPLPPKCLLNVNFPRDFDRAYRWTKLGARVYRDQVEEREDLRGRTYYWIGGPSVDVADEPNTDGATVREGLVSITPLRLDLTAHDLLDPPPAWPIDGYSARP
- a CDS encoding protein-L-isoaspartate(D-aspartate) O-methyltransferase; translated protein: MVAHLAARGVDDARVLNAMRAVPRHLFVPAALRAHAYDDRPLPIGAGQTISQPLVVALTAQLCALGPDDVALEVGAGSGYQAAVLAQLCRRVYALEIRPELAARARTNLLAAGVDNVVVGAGDGGHGWPEHAPYDAIAVAAAARTVPPPLVDQLADGGRLVIPLGAPDLQQLVRIVRRGDELERTEHGPVRFVAFVGDFG
- a CDS encoding integration host factor subunit alpha — encoded protein: MTKADIIEAVYEKVGGFSKKEAAEIVETVFDTIKETLERGDKIKISGFGNFVVRDKKARVGRNPQTGEEITISARRVLTFKPSQVLKNALNGHPIVPL
- a CDS encoding phenylalanine--tRNA ligase subunit beta, translating into MRAVWSWLRDLVDLPAGVGPADAAAALTGAGLEVEETIELGGDLSGVVVAQVVRRRPHPNADKLTLVEVIDRDGGAAVEVVCGAPNVPDPGGRVLWARPGATLPGGVRIDARAVRGVQSAGMLCSERELGIGDDHDGIVVLRGRDADVPLGQDVRDALGLRDVVFDVGVPANRPDCNGHLGLARELAALCGGRLRDVDVDLGAVTDAAVRVADRVAVSIEDPDRCARYTARLIDGLTVGPSPRWLRRRLEAVGVRPINNLVDVTNYVMFELGQPLHAFDLRRIAGGRIVVRRARDGERMTTLDDVDRALTADDLVICDANGPVALAGVMGGADSEVRDDTRSVLLESAHFEPTGIRRTARRLNLHSESSHRFERGVDPNGVDRASARAAKLLAELGGGRVAAGVVDVYPRPAAPVRVAIRPARAAQLTGVDLTAADVRRSLDAIGLPVVRDAGDRLEVEVPTFRPDVTREVDLIEEVLRLYGFDKVPATLPRDAIAPRGQRDPREPRARAALVAAGLDECVCYAFASPERIAEFRFPADDPRAAPIAIRNPLRADHAALRTTLLPNLLAAVARNLARGNHDVRLFEVGHVFLPADGEPLPEERRTAAGVLTGRRAGWLQPGEPLDFFDVKGAVERLLHAVAGGDVAAAARYEAASDLAYLHPGASALVVLPDGTAAGVVGEVHPDLRDRYDLSAPCFAFEIDLDALPPAGPVQMQPLPRFPAITRDVSFFVAADVPASRVEAVIRAEPEPLLEQVSVLEDYRDPQRVPAGQKGMLWSLTYRAPDRTLTDAEVDAAHGRIVRRLLDALGARQR